One Azospirillum sp. B510 genomic window carries:
- a CDS encoding sulfite exporter TauE/SafE family protein, with product MLTLLLIVSAFFAGVLNAVAGGGSFLTFPALILAGVPPLNANATSTVAVSPGALASAYGYRRELGRIRDIHLPSFLGVSLVGGLLGALLLLWTPQRTFEAIVPWLLLFATLLFAVGPKASAWIRRNFTIGHGTVLAVQFLIAVYGGYFGGGIGILILATLGVFGLTDLHAMNGLKSLVAGCLNAVAVAAFVAGGAVYWTEALVMLVAAMAGGYAGASVARRVPPPLLRKAVILVGAAMTVYFFVTKT from the coding sequence ATGCTGACGCTGCTGCTGATCGTTTCCGCCTTCTTCGCCGGCGTGCTGAACGCCGTGGCCGGGGGCGGCAGCTTCCTGACCTTCCCGGCCCTGATCCTGGCCGGGGTGCCGCCGCTGAACGCCAACGCCACCAGCACCGTCGCGGTGTCGCCGGGCGCGCTGGCCAGCGCCTATGGCTACCGGCGGGAGCTGGGACGGATCCGCGACATCCACCTGCCCTCGTTCCTCGGCGTCAGCCTGGTCGGCGGGCTGCTGGGCGCGCTGCTTCTGCTGTGGACGCCACAGCGGACCTTCGAGGCCATCGTCCCCTGGCTGCTGCTGTTCGCGACGCTGCTGTTCGCCGTCGGACCCAAGGCGTCGGCCTGGATCCGCCGCAATTTCACCATCGGCCACGGCACGGTGCTGGCGGTGCAGTTCCTGATCGCCGTCTATGGCGGCTATTTCGGCGGCGGCATCGGCATTCTGATCCTGGCCACGCTCGGCGTCTTCGGCCTGACCGACCTGCATGCGATGAACGGGCTGAAGTCGCTGGTCGCCGGCTGTCTGAACGCGGTCGCGGTGGCCGCCTTCGTCGCCGGCGGCGCCGTCTATTGGACGGAGGCGCTGGTCATGCTGGTCGCCGCCATGGCCGGCGGCTATGCCGGCGCCTCGGTCGCCCGCCGCGTCCCGCCGCCGTTGCTGCGCAAGGCGGTGATCCTGGTGGGTGCGGCGATGACCGTCTATTTCTTCGTCACCAAAACCTGA
- a CDS encoding RNA pyrophosphohydrolase — protein sequence MTAPIDRNSLPYRPCVGIMLLNGRGEVFVAKRCGSEADWQMPQGGIDKGEDARTAAFRELEEEIGTAKADFIAMTAAPHRYDLPDDLLGKAWKGRWRGQEQMWMLARFTGTEADIRLDTEHPEFDAWKWVDAEELPGLIVAFKRPVYESVLAEFRPLIAPARG from the coding sequence ATGACCGCCCCCATCGACCGCAACAGCCTGCCCTACCGCCCCTGCGTCGGCATCATGCTGCTGAACGGGCGCGGCGAGGTCTTCGTCGCCAAGCGCTGCGGGTCGGAGGCCGACTGGCAGATGCCCCAGGGCGGCATCGACAAAGGCGAGGACGCCCGCACCGCCGCCTTCCGCGAGTTGGAGGAGGAGATCGGCACCGCCAAGGCCGACTTCATCGCCATGACCGCCGCCCCCCACCGCTACGACCTGCCCGACGATCTGCTTGGCAAGGCGTGGAAGGGCCGCTGGCGCGGGCAGGAGCAGATGTGGATGCTGGCGCGCTTCACCGGAACCGAGGCCGACATCCGGCTCGACACCGAGCATCCCGAATTCGACGCCTGGAAATGGGTCGACGCGGAGGAGTTGCCGGGCCTGATCGTCGCCTTCAAGCGTCCGGTCTATGAGTCCGTCCTGGCGGAGTTCCGCCCGTTGATCGCGCCGGCGAGAGGCTGA
- a CDS encoding STAS domain-containing protein, which translates to MSLIKWTEEEDGRLRLGLPSDLDLPMAQPLLDSLRAALKASADVTVQADAVERVSAACVQVLVVAARDSAERGTAFAVAAPSEILSEACEDLGLAAWLKQWSRA; encoded by the coding sequence GTGTCTCTGATCAAATGGACGGAGGAGGAGGATGGGCGGCTCCGCCTGGGCCTGCCCAGCGACCTGGACCTGCCCATGGCGCAACCTCTGCTCGACAGCCTGCGCGCGGCCTTGAAGGCGTCGGCGGACGTCACCGTCCAGGCGGACGCGGTGGAACGCGTCAGCGCCGCCTGCGTCCAGGTTCTGGTGGTCGCCGCCCGCGACTCCGCCGAACGCGGGACGGCCTTCGCCGTCGCCGCCCCGTCCGAGATCCTGTCCGAAGCGTGCGAGGATCTGGGACTCGCCGCCTGGCTGAAGCAATGGAGCCGAGCGTGA
- a CDS encoding response regulator produces MEPSVKKKVMTVDDSRTMRDMVSFTLKGAGYDVVEAADGQQAMSAIATTKVDLVITDLNMPVMDGLTLIRRLRAIPAHRTLPILMLTTEADDAKKAEGRAAGATGWIVKPFNPDKLVSVVQKVCG; encoded by the coding sequence ATGGAGCCGAGCGTGAAGAAGAAAGTGATGACGGTGGATGACTCGCGCACCATGCGCGACATGGTGTCCTTCACCCTCAAGGGCGCCGGTTATGACGTGGTGGAGGCCGCCGACGGCCAGCAGGCGATGAGCGCCATCGCCACCACCAAGGTCGATCTGGTCATCACCGACCTGAACATGCCAGTGATGGACGGGCTGACGCTGATCCGCAGGCTGCGCGCCATCCCGGCCCACCGCACCCTGCCGATCCTGATGCTGACCACCGAGGCGGACGACGCCAAGAAGGCCGAAGGCCGCGCCGCCGGGGCCACCGGCTGGATCGTGAAGCCCTTCAACCCCGACAAGCTGGTGTCGGTGGTGCAGAAGGTCTGCGGCTGA
- a CDS encoding chemotaxis protein CheA: MDDLSRFKQTYFDESAELLAVAEAGLLRLAPGEIDMDEVNAIFRAVHSIKGGGGAFGFGDLVAFAHEFETVMDGVRNAEIPVTTELVDTLIRANDVLARLLAHAADETQAPEGTTGDTVAALRRFLGTGGAPATGPAAGPVAATPAVSAPADEEDDEAGIFGDALAAIQAARDDPPLSAGQTAGGPIAGSPVPDGKVRWTIQFRPKAELLLSGNEPTFMLRALRRLGDAGIVCHLDGLPALRDLDAELLHLSWTVTLLADPRIDRARIDDVFEFVADDCDIRISAEAPPPAVIPPTQAATADPLPTPLSTTLPTPLPTPLPAIQPAATVPEPAEAQAASTAAAVPATPAATTSGTAKPGDGARRANGGATGGDHAGPTTHTIRVDLDKIDRLVNMVGEMVITQAMIAEHLRDLPPGQFQELLEGLEGLAQHTRELRESVMSIRAQPVSSVFSRMPRLVRECAAATGKEVMLVTSGETTEVDKTVVENLVDPLTHMIRNSIDHGLEGPEERERVGKPRAGTVHLSAAHRSGRIVIEVTDDGRGINRAKVLSKAIEKGLLQPGASLSDEEIDNLIFLPGFSTADQVSNLSGRGVGMDVVRRNISSLGGRIGVYSTPGEGSRFVLSLPLTLAVLDGMVISVGDERFVLPLTNIVESLRPKPADLHGLVNKCDVMMARGEYVRLVHLHRLFGIPKAIDDATKGLVVLVETEDGSRLGLVVDEVLGQQQVVIKSLEANFRRLDGVAAATILGDGRVALILDVAGLREMSRHGGDSPSIPASPSLSAPAGRFDQHQRQMV, translated from the coding sequence GTGGACGATCTCAGCCGCTTCAAGCAGACCTACTTCGACGAGAGCGCCGAACTGCTGGCCGTCGCCGAAGCCGGACTGCTGCGCCTCGCCCCCGGCGAAATCGACATGGACGAGGTCAACGCGATCTTCCGCGCCGTCCATTCGATCAAGGGCGGCGGCGGCGCCTTCGGATTCGGCGATCTGGTCGCCTTCGCCCATGAATTCGAAACGGTGATGGACGGCGTGCGCAACGCCGAGATCCCGGTCACCACCGAGCTGGTCGACACGCTGATCCGCGCCAACGACGTGCTGGCCCGCCTGCTGGCCCACGCCGCCGACGAAACGCAAGCGCCGGAGGGCACCACCGGCGACACCGTCGCGGCCCTGCGCCGCTTCCTCGGCACGGGCGGCGCGCCCGCCACCGGGCCGGCCGCCGGGCCGGTCGCGGCGACGCCTGCCGTCTCCGCCCCTGCGGATGAGGAGGATGACGAGGCCGGCATCTTCGGCGACGCGCTGGCCGCCATCCAGGCCGCCCGCGACGATCCGCCGCTATCCGCCGGCCAGACGGCCGGAGGCCCGATCGCCGGAAGCCCGGTTCCGGACGGAAAGGTCCGCTGGACCATCCAGTTCCGCCCGAAGGCCGAACTGCTGCTGTCGGGCAACGAGCCGACCTTCATGCTGCGCGCCCTGCGCCGGCTGGGCGACGCCGGGATCGTCTGCCATCTGGACGGCCTGCCCGCCCTGCGCGACCTCGACGCCGAGCTGCTGCACCTGTCCTGGACGGTGACGCTGCTGGCCGATCCGCGGATCGACCGCGCCCGCATCGACGACGTGTTCGAATTCGTCGCCGACGATTGCGACATCCGCATCAGCGCCGAGGCGCCGCCGCCCGCGGTCATCCCGCCGACCCAGGCCGCGACGGCCGACCCGCTCCCCACCCCCCTGTCCACAACCCTGCCCACTCCCTTGCCCACGCCCTTGCCCGCCATCCAGCCGGCCGCCACCGTTCCGGAACCGGCGGAAGCCCAGGCGGCCTCGACAGCCGCGGCCGTTCCGGCGACCCCGGCGGCGACCACCTCCGGCACGGCGAAGCCGGGGGACGGGGCCAGGCGGGCGAATGGCGGCGCCACCGGTGGCGACCATGCCGGGCCGACCACCCACACCATCCGCGTCGATCTCGACAAGATCGACCGGCTGGTCAACATGGTCGGCGAGATGGTCATCACCCAGGCGATGATCGCCGAGCATCTGCGCGACCTTCCGCCCGGCCAGTTCCAGGAGTTGCTGGAGGGGCTGGAGGGGCTGGCGCAGCACACCCGCGAGTTGCGCGAGAGCGTGATGTCGATCCGCGCCCAGCCGGTCTCCAGCGTCTTTTCGCGCATGCCCCGGCTGGTGCGCGAATGTGCCGCGGCCACCGGCAAGGAGGTGATGCTGGTCACCTCGGGCGAGACGACGGAGGTCGACAAGACGGTCGTCGAGAATCTCGTCGACCCGCTGACCCACATGATCCGCAACTCCATCGACCATGGGCTGGAGGGGCCGGAGGAGCGGGAGCGCGTCGGCAAGCCGCGCGCCGGCACCGTCCATCTCTCGGCCGCCCACCGCTCCGGCCGCATCGTGATCGAGGTGACCGACGACGGCCGTGGCATCAACCGCGCCAAGGTGCTGTCCAAGGCGATCGAAAAGGGGCTGCTCCAGCCCGGTGCCAGCCTGTCGGACGAGGAGATCGACAATCTGATCTTCCTGCCCGGCTTCTCCACGGCCGATCAGGTGTCGAACCTGTCCGGCCGTGGTGTCGGCATGGATGTGGTGCGGCGGAACATCTCCAGCCTGGGCGGACGCATCGGCGTCTATTCGACGCCGGGCGAGGGCTCGCGCTTCGTCCTGTCGCTGCCGCTGACGCTGGCGGTGCTGGACGGCATGGTGATCTCGGTCGGCGACGAGCGCTTCGTCCTGCCGCTGACCAACATCGTGGAAAGCCTGCGCCCGAAGCCGGCCGACCTGCATGGGCTGGTCAACAAGTGCGACGTCATGATGGCGCGCGGCGAATATGTGCGGCTGGTGCATCTGCACCGGCTGTTCGGCATTCCCAAGGCCATCGACGACGCCACCAAGGGGCTGGTCGTGCTGGTGGAGACCGAGGACGGCTCCCGCCTCGGGCTGGTGGTGGATGAGGTGCTGGGCCAGCAGCAGGTCGTCATCAAGAGCCTGGAGGCCAATTTCCGCCGGCTGGACGGCGTGGCCGCCGCGACCATCCTGGGCGACGGCCGGGTCGCGCTGATTCTCGACGTCGCCGGCTTGCGCGAAATGAGCCGCCATGGCGGCGACTCCCCGTCCATTCCCGCGTCCCCATCCCTGTCCGCCCCGGCGGGCAGGTTCGACCAGCATCAACGCCAAATGGTTTGA
- a CDS encoding chemotaxis protein CheW: MSSSTAIAPVSSRGDIQSAGAGANGIEEQYVTFTVGSEEYGVNILAVREIRGWTPESRLPNLPDYVRGVINLRGIIIPIFDLRARFGGGPTDVTKRHVVVVIQVGERTRGILVDAISDILTIGHEAIKPPPDVDSGLVDAEYLSGLYTAENRMVTLLNVEKLFAGEHVDHDTQARATAERH; this comes from the coding sequence ATGAGCAGCTCCACCGCGATCGCCCCCGTCAGCTCCCGCGGCGACATCCAATCCGCCGGCGCCGGCGCCAACGGGATCGAAGAGCAATACGTCACCTTCACGGTCGGCAGCGAGGAATATGGTGTCAACATCCTCGCGGTCAGGGAAATCCGCGGCTGGACACCGGAAAGCCGCCTGCCCAATCTCCCCGATTATGTGCGCGGGGTCATCAACCTGCGCGGCATCATCATCCCGATCTTCGACCTGCGCGCCCGCTTCGGCGGCGGACCGACCGATGTGACGAAACGCCATGTGGTGGTGGTGATCCAGGTTGGCGAGCGCACGCGCGGCATCCTCGTCGACGCCATCTCCGACATCCTGACCATTGGCCATGAGGCGATCAAACCGCCCCCGGACGTCGACAGCGGTCTGGTGGATGCCGAATATCTCAGCGGCCTCTACACCGCCGAGAACCGGATGGTGACCCTGCTCAATGTCGAGAAGCTGTTCGCGGGGGAACATGTCGATCACGACACCCAAGCGCGCGCGACGGCGGAGCGGCACTGA
- a CDS encoding CheR family methyltransferase produces MSNHLDAPPPDTDARIAMTAHPPALSTDPATPQRAPAAVFGSVREFRFERRHFDLIVGLLHQLAGIALAPHKAEMVYARLARRLRELRLPDFDAYCALLRDEGGAREIGFLVNALTTNLTSFYRESHHFDFLAATVLPEVRALNAGRPKPRLRLWSAGCSSGPEPYTMAMVLVSTMGTELRRWNARILATDIDTHMVDTARRGIYPLSGATGIPPAIRQRFTQDIRLNGEPAVAMGEDLKRLVTVKPLNLLEHWPMTGPFDAIFCRNVLIYFDRRGRTQVIENFARMLRPGGYLFLGHSESLYGVSSLFRQAGPTIYRRD; encoded by the coding sequence TTGTCCAATCACCTTGACGCCCCTCCCCCCGACACCGATGCCCGTATCGCGATGACAGCCCACCCGCCAGCCCTGTCGACCGATCCTGCGACGCCGCAGCGCGCTCCGGCCGCGGTCTTCGGCAGCGTGCGCGAGTTCCGTTTCGAGCGGCGGCATTTCGACCTGATCGTCGGGCTGCTCCATCAATTGGCCGGCATCGCGCTGGCCCCGCACAAGGCCGAGATGGTCTATGCCCGGCTGGCGCGCCGCCTGCGCGAGCTGCGGCTGCCCGACTTCGATGCCTATTGCGCCCTGTTGCGGGACGAGGGCGGCGCGCGCGAGATCGGTTTCCTGGTCAATGCGCTGACCACCAACCTGACCAGCTTCTACCGTGAATCGCACCATTTCGACTTCCTCGCCGCCACGGTCCTGCCGGAGGTCCGGGCGCTGAACGCCGGCCGGCCGAAGCCCCGGCTGCGGCTGTGGTCAGCCGGCTGCTCGTCGGGGCCGGAACCCTACACCATGGCGATGGTGCTGGTTTCCACCATGGGGACGGAGCTGCGCCGCTGGAACGCCCGCATCCTCGCCACCGACATCGATACCCACATGGTGGACACCGCCCGGCGGGGCATCTACCCGCTGTCGGGCGCCACCGGCATTCCGCCCGCCATCCGTCAGCGCTTCACCCAGGACATCCGCCTGAACGGCGAGCCGGCGGTGGCGATGGGCGAGGATCTGAAACGCCTCGTCACCGTCAAACCACTGAATTTGTTGGAACATTGGCCGATGACGGGCCCGTTCGACGCCATCTTCTGCCGCAATGTCCTGATTTACTTCGACCGCCGTGGCCGGACCCAGGTGATCGAGAATTTCGCCCGGATGCTCCGACCCGGCGGCTATCTGTTCCTCGGCCACTCGGAAAGCCTCTATGGCGTGTCGAGCCTGTTCCGTCAGGCCGGGCCGACGATCTACCGGAGGGATTGA
- a CDS encoding chemotaxis protein has protein sequence MTSFPPGTPGSEPADLLHRLGSGRYFNHEFNVETIKIALGEQAVSDRPDLMIATTLGSCVAACIHDPVRGIGGMNHFMLPDVPASELEGEGLAAHYGSVAMARLIKSLLTAGAEHGRLQVKLFGGGRVIDSSYDIGGLNSRFALEYVRAERLILAGHDLGGDSARRLHYFPHSGRALRRLLRPEAAADTVIHERRLFTRLSRPTGAGGGKGAIDPGAPSEPGGI, from the coding sequence ATGACCTCCTTTCCCCCCGGCACCCCTGGTTCCGAGCCCGCGGACCTGCTCCACCGCCTGGGCAGCGGGCGCTATTTCAATCACGAGTTCAACGTCGAGACGATCAAGATCGCGCTGGGGGAGCAGGCGGTCAGCGACCGCCCGGATCTGATGATCGCGACGACTCTGGGCTCCTGCGTGGCCGCCTGCATCCATGATCCGGTACGGGGCATCGGCGGCATGAACCATTTCATGCTGCCGGATGTTCCGGCGAGCGAGTTGGAGGGCGAGGGGCTTGCCGCGCATTACGGCTCGGTCGCGATGGCACGGCTGATCAAAAGCCTGCTGACCGCCGGCGCCGAGCATGGGCGCCTACAGGTCAAGCTGTTCGGCGGCGGCCGCGTGATCGACTCGAGCTATGACATCGGCGGGCTGAACAGCCGCTTCGCGCTGGAGTATGTGCGGGCGGAAAGGCTGATCCTGGCGGGTCATGATCTGGGGGGCGATTCCGCCCGCCGGCTGCATTATTTCCCGCACAGCGGCCGGGCGCTGCGCCGTCTGCTTCGACCGGAGGCGGCGGCCGACACCGTCATCCACGAACGGCGGCTCTTCACCCGCCTGAGCCGCCCCACCGGGGCGGGCGGGGGGAAGGGTGCGATCGATCCGGGCGCGCCTTCCGAGCCGGGAGGGATCTGA
- a CDS encoding protein-glutamate methylesterase/protein-glutamine glutaminase: MSRPIRVVIVDDSALMREMLKDILTREPGMEVAGVARDAFEAREVIKATNPDVITLDVEMPKMDGLSFLEKIMTLRPTPVIMVSSLTSEGSDAAIRALELGAVDCVAKPGGPDGHGFEATALELVSKIRVAATARLTMRRPSPAHGVLPTPRRAGSGKRLIAIGASTGGVERIRDVLATMPADCPPIVITQHMGPSYVPSFAARLDRLSAPAVRVAAHGDRPAQGLVLIAPGDRHLAILRDTAGFVCHIQDTPPVSGHRPSVDVLFASVAKAAGGNAVGVILSGMGRDGAIGMKAMLDAGAFTIGEQESSCVVYGMPRAAREAGAVMVELPLAQIPAEMLRAFDAVGERPRPA, translated from the coding sequence ATGTCCAGACCGATCCGTGTCGTCATCGTCGACGACAGCGCGCTGATGCGCGAGATGCTGAAGGACATCCTCACCCGCGAACCGGGGATGGAGGTGGCCGGCGTCGCCCGCGACGCCTTCGAAGCGCGCGAGGTCATCAAGGCCACCAATCCCGATGTCATCACGCTGGATGTCGAGATGCCCAAGATGGACGGGCTGTCCTTCCTGGAGAAGATCATGACCCTGCGGCCGACGCCGGTCATCATGGTCTCCTCCCTGACCAGCGAGGGGTCCGACGCCGCCATCCGCGCGCTGGAACTGGGGGCGGTCGACTGCGTCGCCAAGCCCGGCGGCCCCGACGGGCATGGCTTCGAGGCGACGGCGCTGGAACTGGTCTCCAAGATCCGCGTCGCCGCCACCGCCCGGCTGACCATGCGCCGCCCGTCACCCGCCCATGGCGTTCTGCCGACACCGCGGCGCGCGGGATCGGGCAAGCGGCTGATCGCCATCGGCGCCTCGACCGGCGGGGTGGAGCGCATCCGCGACGTGCTGGCCACCATGCCGGCCGACTGCCCCCCCATCGTCATCACCCAGCATATGGGCCCCAGCTATGTGCCGAGCTTCGCCGCCCGGCTGGACCGGCTGTCGGCCCCGGCCGTGCGGGTCGCCGCCCATGGCGACCGCCCTGCCCAGGGGCTGGTGCTGATCGCCCCCGGAGACCGCCATCTCGCCATCCTCCGCGACACCGCCGGCTTCGTCTGCCACATCCAGGACACCCCGCCCGTCAGCGGCCACCGCCCATCGGTCGATGTGCTGTTCGCCTCCGTCGCCAAGGCGGCCGGCGGCAACGCGGTCGGCGTCATCCTGTCCGGCATGGGCCGCGACGGCGCCATCGGCATGAAGGCGATGCTCGATGCCGGCGCCTTCACCATCGGCGAGCAGGAATCGAGCTGCGTCGTCTACGGAATGCCGCGCGCCGCCAGGGAGGCCGGCGCGGTCATGGTCGAGTTGCCGCTTGCCCAAATCCCCGCCGAGATGCTGCGCGCCTTCGACGCTGTCGGCGAACGGCCCCGCCCCGCCTGA
- a CDS encoding methyl-accepting chemotaxis protein: protein MFSRASHDAARTGLPEAAPALPDPPPDGGGGKVAVTAELLSTWLGFADVQRRTLDIVQGELTRTSNHVETSTLDLSERFRELAEKALQQSERVAQIVAMAGTVEVDGERVPLDTLVVGMQDIITDMVTNIVTLSRHAMSMVYLLDDVQKDVAELEKSIGDIDGINRQTNFLALNATIEASRAGEAGRTFAVVAQEVRHLSRSTADLADRMRGTVTAVVKGVRNGHDILRQIANTDMSPQMLAKERVDKTMDSLVAQTSHFQSVLETAASVSSDMSATIAHVITGMQFQDLTKQRIEAINDSLAIMSAGLGELENRIRDQVPPGIGGREPQEWLNQLMGRFTLSEMRERFVRKLLLEGTALDENGVLDVDAAGGGGGGDIELF from the coding sequence ATGTTCAGCCGCGCTTCCCATGATGCCGCCCGGACCGGCCTGCCCGAAGCCGCGCCGGCGCTGCCGGACCCTCCCCCCGATGGCGGCGGGGGCAAGGTCGCCGTCACCGCGGAGCTTCTGTCGACCTGGCTCGGCTTCGCCGACGTCCAGCGCCGCACGCTCGACATCGTCCAGGGCGAGCTGACCCGCACCTCGAACCATGTCGAGACCTCCACCCTCGACCTGTCCGAGCGTTTCCGCGAACTGGCGGAGAAGGCGCTTCAGCAGTCCGAGCGGGTGGCCCAGATCGTCGCCATGGCCGGCACGGTCGAGGTCGACGGCGAACGGGTGCCGCTCGACACGCTGGTTGTCGGGATGCAGGACATCATCACCGACATGGTGACCAACATCGTCACCCTGTCGCGCCATGCCATGAGCATGGTCTATCTGCTGGACGACGTGCAGAAGGACGTCGCCGAGCTGGAGAAATCGATCGGCGACATCGACGGCATCAACCGCCAGACCAACTTCCTGGCGCTGAACGCCACCATCGAGGCCAGCCGCGCCGGCGAGGCCGGGCGCACCTTCGCCGTGGTGGCGCAGGAGGTCCGGCACCTCTCGCGTTCCACCGCCGATCTGGCGGACCGGATGCGCGGCACGGTCACCGCCGTGGTCAAGGGCGTGCGCAACGGCCATGACATCCTGCGCCAGATCGCCAACACCGACATGTCGCCGCAGATGCTGGCGAAGGAACGCGTCGACAAGACGATGGACAGCCTGGTCGCCCAGACCAGCCATTTCCAGTCGGTCCTGGAGACGGCGGCCTCGGTGTCGTCCGACATGTCCGCCACCATCGCCCATGTCATCACCGGCATGCAGTTCCAGGATCTGACCAAGCAGCGGATCGAGGCGATCAATGACAGCCTCGCCATCATGAGCGCCGGGCTGGGCGAGTTGGAGAACCGCATCCGCGATCAGGTCCCTCCGGGCATCGGCGGGCGGGAGCCGCAGGAATGGCTGAACCAGCTGATGGGCCGTTTCACCCTGAGCGAAATGCGCGAGCGCTTCGTCCGCAAGCTGCTGCTGGAAGGCACGGCGCTGGACGAGAATGGCGTGCTGGACGTCGATGCCGCAGGGGGCGGAGGGGGGGGGGATATCGAACTCTTCTAG
- a CDS encoding STAS domain-containing protein, giving the protein MDYGIEVRDLEAVVSMRGRLTFNDHSKLRSLIGEMGENARKRQVLDLSALEFVDSAGIGMLLIAREEMERAAKQFVLRGAAGQVKRVLTVAQLAKIVPIED; this is encoded by the coding sequence ATGGATTACGGCATCGAAGTGCGCGACCTGGAGGCGGTTGTCAGCATGCGCGGCCGCCTGACCTTCAATGACCACTCGAAGTTGCGGTCCCTGATCGGCGAAATGGGGGAGAACGCGCGCAAACGTCAGGTGCTCGACCTCTCGGCGCTCGAATTCGTCGATTCCGCGGGCATCGGCATGCTGCTGATCGCGCGGGAGGAGATGGAGCGCGCCGCCAAGCAGTTCGTCCTGCGCGGCGCCGCCGGACAGGTGAAGCGGGTGCTGACGGTGGCGCAGCTCGCCAAGATCGTCCCGATCGAGGACTGA
- a CDS encoding ATP-binding protein, with amino-acid sequence MIDGTAQASGLRTRFAGLLAPGLPADRLRALAKALGLTPMAEPAGVAPLVALLGGRGWAGPDAGDSADMDKAALWLPPVAAWIEPPAAADAAALTWLLPPLLAEAAGSDLHLSLTTGTAYDLQLGGKLTAALGARHPLAEERRDDIELALHEAVSNALVHGNLGVVAMREPSSRELDRFSHDLDDRLADPVLAARRVAVAIRTAPAEDGRTLATMDIIDEGAGFTPAPRHGSGASGRGLDLIGSVADELEIGDGGRRIRLRFRL; translated from the coding sequence GTGATCGACGGGACGGCCCAGGCCTCTGGACTCCGCACCCGCTTCGCCGGTCTTCTCGCGCCGGGGCTGCCGGCGGATCGGCTGCGCGCGCTGGCGAAGGCGCTCGGCCTCACCCCGATGGCGGAGCCCGCCGGAGTGGCGCCACTGGTCGCCCTGCTGGGTGGAAGGGGGTGGGCCGGACCGGATGCGGGTGATTCGGCCGATATGGACAAGGCGGCGCTGTGGCTGCCTCCGGTCGCCGCCTGGATCGAACCGCCGGCCGCCGCCGACGCTGCCGCTCTGACCTGGCTGCTGCCCCCTCTCCTGGCCGAGGCGGCGGGCAGCGACCTCCATCTCTCCCTGACCACCGGCACCGCGTACGACCTCCAGCTTGGCGGGAAACTGACGGCCGCGCTGGGCGCCCGCCATCCGCTGGCGGAAGAGCGCCGGGATGACATCGAGCTGGCGCTGCACGAGGCCGTCAGCAACGCGCTGGTCCACGGCAACCTGGGCGTCGTCGCCATGCGGGAGCCGAGCAGCCGGGAGCTCGACCGCTTTTCCCACGACCTGGACGACCGGCTGGCCGATCCGGTGCTGGCGGCGCGACGCGTCGCCGTCGCCATCCGAACCGCCCCGGCGGAGGATGGCCGGACGTTGGCGACCATGGATATCATCGACGAAGGCGCGGGCTTCACCCCGGCCCCCCGCCACGGCAGCGGAGCCTCGGGCCGCGGGCTGGACCTGATCGGCTCCGTCGCCGATGAGCTGGAGATCGGCGACGGCGGCCGCCGCATCCGCCTGAGGTTCCGGCTGTGA